From the Chryseobacterium sp. G0201 genome, the window GTTAGAAAGGTCATATTAAGAGACCAATCGGGAAGTGCCAGATTATTATTCATATAATAATTGTATTCCTGTTTTTTAACCTTGATATGTATTTCATAATTACCCGGAAGCAGATCGAACGTATATGTATCAACTCCCAGCGTTCTGTCAACCGGAAACACATTGGTATTGGTATCTACATTATAGATATTAAATCTTGAGCAGTCAATCGTATAATTTCCGTTCGCATCCATGACCTGACAGTCACCCGCAGTAGATGTATAATCTATTCCCCAGTTTTTCATAAAGGATTGGGGTAATATCAGTTTTTTCTTGAAAATATAATAGTTAGAATTTTGAGAAGTGGTCTCGTAATCCAGTGCGGAAGCACTTACCATAACGGTATCTGCTGCATCCATTATCGATAAATCAAGACTATCTCTTTTATAAGACGTTTTGTTATTTTCAAAATCGTAAATAGAATACCCACCCGTAGGATAGATGATCTTTTTAAGCATATTAGCCTGTGTATAATTAGGATTAATGCTTCGGTTAGCTCCAACATTCCTGTGGTGGCTGATCTGAATTCCGTATTGGCTCATGTATTGAGGATCAATAACCATGTTTGGGATTAGATTTCTGTTATGCTGACCATTGTAATACCCCCAATAGTCCTGAGCAAAAGAATTTCTATTCGGAAGATTGACAGACGTATTATATTCCAGCGCATAGCTGTTGACTTTAGTAAGATTTTTGTCATTGTAAATAACATTGTCCAGCTTCAGTCTTTTTGAAAGCTCATTCATATCCAGTCCCTGACCGCAACCATATTGCATAGCCACATAATTGTCTGTTGAATTGAAATAGGAGAAATTAAACTTGATCTGATTCTGTAACACATTATAGGAAAATATATCCACCGAATTAATCAGATTGCTGTATTTTAAGTCACTTCTCAAGCCTGCTTTTGAAAATACAATTTTAACATTATCAGAAATGATATTATCAATAACACTGTTTTTTCCTACCGTTCCGGTCAGACTGTACGAAGTATTATACTCAGCCTTAAGACCGTTGACCAATTGAAGGTTGGAGGTCATGGTATTGTTATAACAGTGATTTCCCTGATTAAAGTTCTCATCTCTGTAATTAAAATAAATATAATTATTGCTTACTGTTTTAATTTTGGTAAGCTTCCATGAGGTAATGGTGTAATCATAAGGCTGTACATTTAATGCAGGAAGAGAACCGTTTTCAGGATCATAATCGTAATACTTCATTTTGCTGTTGTCAAACGCATTATTTTCACCGAAATAATAGATCGTTCCGTCCGTATCAATCACCTGCCAGTAATTTACACCCTGTCCATATGGAGAAATAATTTTAATGTCAGACAGAGGATAAGTAATGATATTATTCTGATTATTCGCTTTATCCTGAGCAAACATAAACTGAACACTTTTTCCGTTGGGAAGCGAAATATTATATAGATCAGATTCATAATCAATGATGGATGTCCCACCCGAACCACTCATATAATTCTGTATAGTAGACTGTGTTGCTGTAGCTGCCTTTTTATCGGTATAAATGAAGCCGTTAGGCTCATTTTCATCCTTCATCCCCCTTACATTTCTAGTAATTTCTCCAAGCCCGTTTAGATTCCAGCCCAGCCCAAAGGAAGTCGCTATTTCGTTAACCTTTATTCCCTTTGCATGGTAGGAAAGGCTTAAATTTAAATCAATATCATCTTTTTTATAACTGTAAATGGGAATTGATATTTGAGGTAAGCCGGAAGCATAAGAAACAGGAGTTTCCGTATATTTCAGCATTTGGTAAGCCTGAGGACTTACAATACTTGGAATTCTTATTTTATGTTCATTTTGGGCACTTAGTGAATACCAAGTTGTTAGTAACAATAAAAATATTATTTTTCTCATTTGTAATTTTTATTTTTTTATGAGTTTGGCACTAGCCGTTTTATTCGTATCAGTCTTAACAGTAACCAAATAAGCGCCCTGAATGAGTGACTGAGTATTGATCTTGGTTACCTTGTTTTTGGTTTTCAGACTTTGGAGTTGTCTTCCTGACATATCATAGAGAATAATTTCAGCATCTTTGAAATCATTAAACCCAATTTCCACATACGCATAATCAGATACAGGATTCGGATAAATTTTGATGTCCTGCTTTACAATTAATTGGTCGATCTGTTTATCGCCAAGTTTTATGATCTTCCAATTTTCAGACCCAAGCGTTTCGGCACTGGTTCCTGCAAGGATAATACTTCCGTCTCTATTGAGCTTTATATCAGACAGCCTTTCTTCTCTCTGAGAGGATTCTCCTTTTACATATTTTCTCCACTGTTCATTTCCGCTCTGATCCAAATAGAGCATCCAAAACTTTTCATCATTGCTCTGAATTCTTCCTTCAGCTTGTGTGTAGCCTCCAATTAAAATCCCTGTAGAGGTCTTATCATCTGCAGAATGTAAAACACTCATTCCCATTAAAACATCTCTGCCATCAAAATTGTAAGATTTCTGCCAGATTTCATCCCCTCTTTCATTCAAGGAAATCAACCAAAGATCAGTTCCTTTTTCAATTCCAACGGTTTTATTTCCTGATCTCTCAGATCTGGATTCTCCACCAATTAGAAATCCTGTAGATGTTAAAACGAGCGTTCTCAAATGATCATCACCTTTTCCACCGAAGTTCTTTTCCCATTCAACCTTTCCTTCTTTGGAAAGTTTAATAATCCAATAATCTCCTTCACCAAAGTTTTCAGTTTTCTTTGAACCTCCGGCATTGCTTCTGGAATAGATGCCTAACAAGGCGCCGCCATCTTTCGTAGGAATCATTTTTTCTACTTCATCTAATCCTTTTCCGCCTAAAATTAATTGTGATAATTCTTTTCCGTTTTTGTCTAATTTGATAATTAAAACATCTTTAGAGCCGTAACCTTTAGCTGAGTTCTGAACGTTTCCAGCAACAAAAAATCCCAGATCAGTAGTTTGAATAACTGATCTTGCTTCTTCATCTGCGTTGCTACCTAGAGTTTTTTGCCAAAGTTCGTCTCCAAACTCATTTAGCCTTATCAACCAAATGTCCGATCCTCCTTTAGAATCATCTTTTTTGTCAAGACTTTTGCCTGAATATGAGGTTGATGCTACTAAAAATCCACCATCTTGAGTTCCGACAGTTGCTGAAAGAAAATCGTGGTTATTTCCAACAAAGAATTTTTCCCAAACTTCTTCTCCTTGTTGGTTCAATTTTACCAAGTGAAAATCGTAACCGTTATTCTGTTTGTTTTGTGTTGATACTTTGGAAGGCTGAATACTGCTTCCTGTAATTAAATACTGTCCGTCAATTGTTGTAGTGACTTGTGATAAGAAATCCTGTGTATTGGATTTAATATCCTTTTGCCAAATAACTTCCTGAGCAGATAAATGGAACAATGCGCACATGAGAAGTGCACCCGAATAGTTTTTTTTCATAAGCATTTGTAAATTTTTTAATGCGCAAATTTATAAATATATTTTGGTTCACAATATGGGGTTTTCCCCATTTTTTATTATTTGTTTTTAATATAAGTTTCTATTACTCTGTAGTTTATTCCTTAATTTATTAACTGTAGCAAAGATATAATCACAGGGCGACAAACCATGTCGTATTATATTATAGATGATATTTTATTTGTTTTGGTTGGAATTTTAAAAATAAGAAAGCGTGGAACTAATCCTACTGCCTTGGAGGTACTGGTATACCTAAGAAACAAATAGAGAAAAGCCCACGCCGGACGTGAGCATCACTATTCTTGTTTCTTTTTGAAATTACCAGTTTACCAAGACAAGAAAAAGCTAATGCTTTATATTTTTTTTCGTTAAAATCTTGCCACGAAGATATAAATATTTTTTCAACGCTCAGTGAGGGAAGCCGTAAGAAATGAAAAAAAGTATATTAATATCCGATTTCTATACAGGTAGAATCTTAAAAAAGTCAGTATATTGTTTTGTCAGGGAAATAATTGTTTTATTTTATTTGACGACGCACACGGATGGGACATAAAGAAAGTTTTGACAAATCCATATTCCACAAATGCTCATTTTTATTAACAATTAGCAAAGCCCTGTCTTTCAAATCAAATTCCTCTACAAAGCAATAATAAAGAAAACGGGTGAGTATCATTTGATTTCTGCTTACCTTTTGATGCAACCTAAAATAAACAGAGTAAGCTGTCTTGTCTTTTTTTAAATTAAGAGACATGATCTGTTCTTCTCCAAAATATTGCGTACCAATAACCCATCCACTTAAGCGCTTTATTCTTCCCATATTGGAAATCGCATATTTACCTTCAAAGCTGGGCAATGGTAACCAATACTCATTTAGAAGGTTCTTAAGAGAAAGATTCAAGATAGGTGGTGGATTTTTCTTATCTATTTTGGGGCTGCCCATTTTTTTCCAAAGAGCTTCATTTAATATTTCTCCTGAGTTAAGTAATACACGAATTTTATTTAAAATACATAAATCACTATTCTCTTCTTTTTTTTGAAGTTCACCATAAACTTTTTGTAATGAAAGCTTCGAAATATCGATATCCCATTTCGGTTCATTTTCGTTAATTATTATAAGTGTTTTATCGTTTATATCAAATTCTTTTACAAAGTAATAATAAAGCAGCCGGGAAACGGATGCGTATACTTTCTTTTCATTATCTTGAAGCTGGCAGCAAAGAAAATAGTTGGTATTGCTATTAAATTCTACAGACTGGGAAACAATCATTTCTTTTAAAAAGAATCTTCGCCCGGCAGAATTCCATCCTCCCAATCGTTTTATCCTCCCTTTATTAGAAATAGCAAACCTATTTTGAAATTCCGGAAGCTTTATTGTTTTCCATTGTTCTTCAACCATGTTATTGATCGACAAATTCATACATGGAGGTGGACTTTTGTGGTCAATAGACGGCTTTCCCAACTTTTTCCAAAGAGTATAATTAAGCAGCCTTCCTGAAGTATCTGGTTTTTCAGGTATTATAAAATCTTCTTCCTTTGGAGGATCGCTTTGCAAAAACCATCGGAATGTTCCTGCGGTTATGCGTTCCTTGTTGATTACGTTCAAAATATTTCCTAAACCAATCTTAAGATGTTTTTCTGCAGCATAAAAATTTTCGAAATCGGCTATGAAATCTCCTTCCGCTGTGTATTGACTGATGGGTCTTAAATAGTCAATATGCACATTCCTTGCTCTGTTCGATCGATATATTCTAAGGTTTTTTTCACGGGCAGAAACTTTCTCTAAGTTATGGCTGTGAACATGGAACCTATTGTTATCTTTAAAGGTAATGACAATAGTACGGTCTTCCCAATCAATTTTTTCAATAAAATAACAGTACACCAAACGGGCTATGGACTTTGCGTATTTTCTTCCCTCCCAAGACAGCCCGCATTGAACATTATAAAGATTATCCTGAAGATAATTGTTAAATTGTTTTGTAAAAATCAGCTTTAAAATCCGTTCTGGTATTATCCGTTCTTTACCGGATAATGAAGTATACCTGCGTTCAAGACTCTTTACGCGTCCGTAATTGGAAATTTCATAATTATCCTCAAAACCTTCAATGAGTTTCCATTCTTCATCAGGAAGGTTTTCCAAGGAAGTATTATATATAACTCTTTTTACATATTGGTCTTCTAATTCGGGAGGTAGCTTCATGAGTCGAAATTTTTTTCTATCTGCAAAATATAATCTATTGGTGTAAAGTAAAAATAAAACTACAAAATATAATGTATTAATAGAATAACGATTATTAAAGTTTTTTGCGCACGAAATGATAGGAAAAAACTCGGTTATGTACTTATTTTAGGATATTTTTATGAATTTTTGAAAGTCTAAATTTTTAAGAAACTTGAAATAAAAAAACAAAGCCGTTTTTTAACTGTTTGAGCGTTTATGATTTCTAGTTTAATGAAGATTAAAGAATAGTAGGAACCTTTTTTATGGGTAAGAAAACTCGGTTATTTTCAATTTTACTAAACATTTTCAAATATCTATCGATGTTTTTTAATTTTTTACCGGAGTACGCTTTTATGGTTCACTTTGCGGCTCTGTGTGAAACACATTCCGTTATTTTCCTTTGCATTAAAAAAACAAGGATGTAGCTGGTGTAGATCAAATAAACTTTTTTTGCATTCCATCATTATAAATCTGCTATAATTTATTATTTGGGGTTAATCCAATGGATTGTTTGGGTTATTTTTCAATGTAAAATTTGCTGGGTTCCAAATGGCAAGTTTTTTTCAAGTTCTAAATATATAATTTTGACAAGATATTTTTCTTGTTGGTAAAGCTTTCCTATTTTGAATACTAACATTTTTCTTTTTATGTCATCCAATTAGTCCAGTTTTTTTGCTCATCCTTTTTTGCTGTTAACTTACTTTTACTCAATTTTGAGTAATATATATTTAAGAGTTTCGGACAAAAATGACCAAAAGTCTGCATCTTTTTATTTACCTGCCTTTTACACAAAAAAATACCGGACAACTATTTTCCAAGGTTTCAGAGTGAAAGATTATTTCCATTGAGCTGTATTAATTTTAAATAAAATGAAAGGGATAGTTTGTTTTTTCTAAAAAAAATGAACACGATTATTTATTTTATTAATTAATTATATTATTTAACTATCTTTCATTAACTATCTTTTTTAAGGTGCTCATGTTTTGAAAAAATGTTTTGAAAGTTTCATGTAATGTTGTCAAAATTTAGGGGTTAATTTTTAAGGTGATGATTATCATTTTAAACTGTTTACATGGTGCTGATTTTTTATTTTCTCCAAAGCTGCGTCAAGAGCATTTTTTTTGTCGGCTTTTAAAACCTGCGTTTTCATACTATCCTTTCTTTTCTCTGCTTCATAAACCAATGATTCAAGCTCAATATCAAATCCTGCATAAAACCCTTTGGTATATCTCGAATAGTATTTAAGTCCCCAATTAATCTGTAATTCTGTCTTTATTTTATCAAGATGATACCTTGTAAAATCAAAGCCTTTTAAGGATTGGTAATCTTTGACCTTTTCCTTACCAGCCATTCTGGTAAATAGCAATTGATTATTGGTTTTGGCATATTGTTTTTTTCCAATAATCGATTTAAGCGCCAAAAAAGAAAAAAGGCACTCCCAATGGAAGTCTGTTTTGTCATTCTTATAAAAGTCCCAGTAAATATGTGTATTGAACCCTACAAATACTTTAGAGTTCCCATATTTTGAATACAGTTGACTACCTTGGGTTAAAGAATTCTTTAAATTTCCTAATGTTACGTTAAACCAGCCTGCTGATCTTTTAAATCTCTCCTCGTCTGTTTCCTCGTAATTATTTAGATCTTCAATAAGAACTGAATGCCTGTAAACAGAGTAATACAATAAGTTGCTTAGAAAATCTTTCTTAGTCTGCTGATTACCTCTTAAAACTCCCTGCATTAGATGAACAGGGAAATTAAAATATTTTACATCAGGCTTATCGGGAATTTTCATACATTTTAATTTTTGCTATATAAAACTATTAAAAATAGTTGTTTAAAACTTCATTGTTAGGTTCTATTGTTTCTAATATATGATTTTAAGTGGCTATAATTACTTCCGGCTTTATAAACTAATCTTATTACCTTTAACCTATTTAAATTAAATATTCAAGAAATAATTATTCAATTCGTTCAAATCTCCCGTATCTCTCTGATTCAATTTCTTTACTATCCTTGCATATCGCTTTGTAATTTTTCCGTTGTAGAATTTTTTAAAATATTTACTATACAACTCTACATATAAATGGTCGTTAAATTCTGCACCAAATGCCTTATTCCATTGTCTCCAAATTTTTGGTTCTATCTGTTTCTCATACATTAAATGAGGATTGGCGGTACGATGCTGAAAATAGCCATTTATCAAGTATAATTTTCGACAATATTGACCAGTAAAAGGACAAACAAAAAACCAAACTAAACCCTTTCCTAAATTTGATATTTTTGAAATTAGTTTAATTTGATAATTGATTTTCTGTTCCTGATTTAGTGTGTATTCTAGGGTTAAAACTCCTGAATCATTATTTATATTGCTATGTATAGAAATACTGTTCTTGTCTCCTGATTTACTGCTCCATGTTACAACACCCGACCTTATAGAGTTAGACTCTAAATAATGATGTTTAGATAAAAATTTAAGCTCTAAAAATCTTAAATCTTCAATTGTTGTTGGAAAAGTTGCATATCTTCCCATAGATTAAGTTTAGCTCTACTAATATACGAAACCTAAATTATTAAGGAAAACCATGGATATGAAATAAGTGAACGTCAAATAAAATAACAATCTCAAAGCTGTCTAGTCCTGAATTTACCCTACATGTTTAACATTGATCTAATCCTTAAAAAAAGTATTTATAAAATTTATAAATTTATTTAAAATTACATCTCCTATAGAAGACCTTTGTAGTATCGATGGCTGGTTTTCCAATAATCCAACAACTTCCTGCTTGGTTGGGGTTCTTTGGGTAAAAATGTAATCTTCTGTTAATTTTTTGAGCTTTTCGGCATTCAACTTTTCCTCCTCTACAAATTTATTGAATGCTTTTAATTTTTCGGCATCCATAAAGGTATTATAGTCATCTTCTATATTGTCGGATTGGATTAATGGAAGATTTTCTATTATGAATTTTTCAATTAATTCTCTTTTGCTACGTAGTTTGGTTTCTCCTGCTACTAAATCTAATATTTCTTTTTGTCTACGTTCTTTTTCTTCTACAGTTGTAGCTTTTAAATTAGCCAATAATGCAAGGATATAGCTTACAGTAATATCATCACGATGAATTAATTCTAATTCAAAATCTACTTCATCAAGTATTGATGTCTTTGCTTTTACTTCTCTTGTTTTATCGTATAGATCTAAATATTTTGATTTATAATTTTCAAATTCTTGTTCATCTAAATCAATATCCTCAAAACTAAAATCTACATAAGAAGAAATTACATTTTTTAAGCGAATTACATCTCTAAATGCTTTTATAAATTCTAACTCATCATCTTCTGAAGCCAAATCATCAACAGCTTCAAAGTTTGGAACAACTTCAATTAATTTTTGGTAGGCTTCGTTTATGTCTTTTACATATTTTTCATAGGGCTGCATTATGATAATTTCTTTAGCTTCCTTATTTGAAAATAATGCAATGGCATCATCAGTAGCTTTTTTAAGATTTCTGAAAGCAATTATATTTCCTTGCGATTTCTTTTCTCCTAAAATCCTGTTTGTCCTTGAATACGCCTGTATTAAGCCGTGATGCCTTAAATTTTTATCTACATATAAAGTATTCAATGTTTTACTATCGAAACCTGTTAGAAACATATTTACTACAAATAAAATATCTATTTGTTTTTGTCTTACTCTATTTGCAATGTCTTTGTAGTAATTGTAAAATAAAATACTATCTCTGGTTGAATAGTTGGTTTTAAATGTTTGGTTGTATTCTTGAATATATTCTTCCAATACATCACGAGTATGGGGATTTACTTTTGCATCTGTAAAATCAAAATCCTCTTCTTCGATGCTGTTGTGGTTCTTTTCATCTTCGTTGGCTGTATAACTGAAAATTGTCGCAATATTAAGATTATGCTTTCCTTGTTTTTTAAGCTCTCTAAACAAGTTAAAATACTTAATTAAAGTCTCAACACTAT encodes:
- a CDS encoding NUMOD4 domain-containing protein; this encodes MKLPPELEDQYVKRVIYNTSLENLPDEEWKLIEGFEDNYEISNYGRVKSLERRYTSLSGKERIIPERILKLIFTKQFNNYLQDNLYNVQCGLSWEGRKYAKSIARLVYCYFIEKIDWEDRTIVITFKDNNRFHVHSHNLEKVSAREKNLRIYRSNRARNVHIDYLRPISQYTAEGDFIADFENFYAAEKHLKIGLGNILNVINKERITAGTFRWFLQSDPPKEEDFIIPEKPDTSGRLLNYTLWKKLGKPSIDHKSPPPCMNLSINNMVEEQWKTIKLPEFQNRFAISNKGRIKRLGGWNSAGRRFFLKEMIVSQSVEFNSNTNYFLCCQLQDNEKKVYASVSRLLYYYFVKEFDINDKTLIIINENEPKWDIDISKLSLQKVYGELQKKEENSDLCILNKIRVLLNSGEILNEALWKKMGSPKIDKKNPPPILNLSLKNLLNEYWLPLPSFEGKYAISNMGRIKRLSGWVIGTQYFGEEQIMSLNLKKDKTAYSVYFRLHQKVSRNQMILTRFLYYCFVEEFDLKDRALLIVNKNEHLWNMDLSKLSLCPIRVRRQIK
- a CDS encoding T9SS type A sorting domain-containing protein, giving the protein MKKNYSGALLMCALFHLSAQEVIWQKDIKSNTQDFLSQVTTTIDGQYLITGSSIQPSKVSTQNKQNNGYDFHLVKLNQQGEEVWEKFFVGNNHDFLSATVGTQDGGFLVASTSYSGKSLDKKDDSKGGSDIWLIRLNEFGDELWQKTLGSNADEEARSVIQTTDLGFFVAGNVQNSAKGYGSKDVLIIKLDKNGKELSQLILGGKGLDEVEKMIPTKDGGALLGIYSRSNAGGSKKTENFGEGDYWIIKLSKEGKVEWEKNFGGKGDDHLRTLVLTSTGFLIGGESRSERSGNKTVGIEKGTDLWLISLNERGDEIWQKSYNFDGRDVLMGMSVLHSADDKTSTGILIGGYTQAEGRIQSNDEKFWMLYLDQSGNEQWRKYVKGESSQREERLSDIKLNRDGSIILAGTSAETLGSENWKIIKLGDKQIDQLIVKQDIKIYPNPVSDYAYVEIGFNDFKDAEIILYDMSGRQLQSLKTKNKVTKINTQSLIQGAYLVTVKTDTNKTASAKLIKK